From the Entomomonas sp. E2T0 genome, one window contains:
- the dmeF gene encoding CDF family Co(II)/Ni(II) efflux transporter DmeF codes for MSANKDLTNWQHSHLFNEGNPLAEKKTKLAVLLTFITMIAEIIGGYAFNSMALLADGWHMSSHTLALGLSVLAYVFARKYAHDNRFAFGTWKIEVLGGFTSAILLALIAVLMFSHSIERLVNPAEIHYDQAIIIAFIGLLVNLACAWLLKDDHHHHHGSHDHAHGHHHDMNLRAAYIHVITDAATSVLAIIALISGKFWGAAWLDPVMGIVGAILVSVWAYGLIRDSGKILLDAEMDTPVVQEIKEVIEQSPIKAKISDLHVWRVGKEKYACIVGLVTSENISPDYFRNLLSIHEELVHITIEINKYET; via the coding sequence ATGTCAGCAAATAAAGACCTTACTAATTGGCAACACTCTCATCTATTTAATGAAGGTAATCCTCTTGCTGAGAAAAAAACTAAGCTAGCGGTATTGTTAACATTTATCACTATGATAGCTGAAATCATTGGTGGTTATGCATTTAATTCAATGGCTCTACTAGCGGATGGCTGGCATATGAGCTCCCATACTCTAGCATTAGGGCTTTCCGTATTAGCTTATGTATTTGCTAGAAAATATGCACATGATAATAGATTTGCTTTTGGTACATGGAAGATTGAAGTTTTGGGTGGCTTTACCAGTGCTATATTGCTGGCCCTTATTGCTGTACTGATGTTTTCTCACTCAATTGAAAGATTAGTTAATCCTGCCGAAATTCATTATGACCAAGCAATTATTATTGCCTTTATCGGCTTGCTAGTTAATCTTGCTTGTGCTTGGTTATTAAAAGATGATCACCACCATCATCATGGTTCACACGATCATGCTCATGGGCATCATCATGATATGAACTTACGGGCTGCTTATATTCATGTGATTACTGATGCTGCCACATCTGTTTTAGCTATTATTGCACTAATCTCTGGTAAGTTTTGGGGTGCAGCTTGGCTTGATCCTGTTATGGGTATTGTAGGCGCTATTTTAGTATCAGTATGGGCTTATGGTTTAATCCGTGATTCTGGAAAAATACTGTTAGATGCCGAAATGGATACTCCTGTTGTTCAAGAAATAAAAGAAGTGATTGAGCAAAGCCCCATTAAGGCAAAAATAAGTGATTTACATGTATGGCGTGTTGGTAAAGAAAAGTATGCTTGTATTGTAGGACTAGTAACTTCAGAAAATATTTCGCCTGATTATTTTCGTAATCTATTAAGTATCCATGAGGAGTTAGTTCATATCACCATTGAGATTAATAAATATGAAACTTAA
- a CDS encoding AAA family ATPase, which produces MSLGYFEKPRWMRDLVRFLPLKSQFVLSGNIRDLQACEITPSVVTPQSFELTLYRTLREAGYSQVVMWDPLIGFQCLQTPDLPAQNTDQLLQQLGLTPENGCAAGGLDLLSNVIERLVGLMGDPIALVIDFASQLSIRADNLSAVEHQLFTRALVLSHQARMRPAGANRAPFFNTILWLVEKEGDLPDWLLVNNPKLRHIPVSKPDNIARRALALPLIKGIPGSQQATDEALLKAETTFVNSTEGMLLLDMNAIATLARVEQINIDNIGDAVRHYKVGVTEDPWQKIDREKIKQADEFVYRRVKGQNHAVTHMLDIIKRAITGVGTSRKGNRPRGVVFLAGPTGVGKTELAKTITSLLFNDESAYIRFDMSEFSSEFSDQRLIGAPPGYVGYDMGGELTNAIREKPFSVVLFDEIEKAHPRILDKFLQILDDGVLTSGRGERVYFSEALIVFTSNLGIYKVTETGERISNVSADDPFETVQIRVQNEIERYFKFVLNRPEILNRMGENIIVFDFIRKDVAEQIFQQMIDNIIEDLKTNGLALAFTIGALENLRKIALADLSNGGRGIRNQIEAHLLNPLARKLFELNPQVDQKVTITRLQAGSLTLE; this is translated from the coding sequence ATGTCACTTGGTTATTTTGAAAAACCTCGTTGGATGCGTGATTTAGTAAGATTTTTACCATTGAAAAGCCAATTTGTCTTATCTGGTAATATCCGAGATTTACAGGCATGTGAAATTACACCAAGTGTTGTTACACCACAATCTTTTGAATTGACCTTATATCGCACTTTAAGGGAAGCAGGGTATAGTCAAGTGGTTATGTGGGATCCTTTAATAGGTTTTCAATGTTTGCAAACCCCTGATTTACCTGCCCAAAATACTGATCAATTGCTACAGCAGTTAGGGTTAACTCCTGAGAATGGCTGTGCAGCAGGTGGTTTGGATTTATTAAGTAATGTTATAGAACGATTAGTAGGACTAATGGGTGATCCTATAGCATTGGTAATAGATTTTGCTTCTCAGTTAAGCATTCGGGCAGATAACTTAAGCGCTGTAGAGCATCAATTATTTACTCGTGCGTTAGTGTTATCGCATCAAGCGAGAATGCGTCCTGCTGGTGCTAATCGTGCTCCTTTTTTTAATACGATATTATGGTTAGTAGAAAAAGAGGGGGATTTACCTGATTGGTTATTAGTTAATAATCCAAAATTACGTCATATTCCTGTATCTAAACCAGATAATATAGCACGGCGCGCTTTAGCATTGCCGTTGATTAAAGGAATTCCAGGTTCACAACAGGCTACAGATGAGGCATTGCTTAAAGCAGAAACAACTTTTGTAAATAGTACAGAGGGAATGCTGTTATTGGATATGAATGCTATTGCTACTTTGGCGCGTGTGGAACAAATCAATATTGATAATATAGGTGATGCTGTACGCCATTATAAGGTAGGTGTAACAGAGGATCCTTGGCAAAAAATTGATCGAGAAAAAATAAAGCAAGCTGATGAGTTTGTGTATAGGCGAGTCAAAGGGCAAAATCATGCAGTGACTCATATGCTAGATATCATTAAGCGAGCAATTACTGGTGTTGGTACTAGCCGTAAAGGTAATAGACCGCGCGGAGTAGTTTTTTTAGCGGGGCCAACAGGGGTGGGTAAAACAGAATTAGCTAAAACAATTACCAGTTTATTATTTAATGATGAAAGTGCTTATATACGTTTTGATATGTCAGAGTTTAGTTCAGAGTTCTCTGATCAGCGTTTAATAGGAGCACCTCCAGGCTATGTTGGCTATGATATGGGTGGAGAGCTAACGAATGCTATTCGTGAAAAGCCGTTTAGTGTGGTGTTATTTGATGAGATTGAAAAGGCTCATCCAAGAATTTTAGATAAGTTTTTGCAGATTTTAGATGATGGTGTGTTAACTTCAGGAAGAGGTGAGCGAGTTTATTTCTCAGAAGCTTTAATTGTATTTACCTCTAATCTTGGTATCTATAAGGTAACAGAAACTGGTGAAAGGATATCTAATGTGTCAGCAGATGATCCTTTTGAAACAGTACAAATAAGAGTACAAAATGAAATTGAGCGCTATTTTAAATTTGTGCTAAATCGTCCAGAAATATTAAATCGAATGGGAGAAAATATTATTGTTTTTGATTTCATTCGTAAAGATGTTGCAGAGCAAATCTTCCAACAAATGATAGATAATATTATAGAAGATTTAAAAACTAATGGATTAGCTTTAGCATTTACTATAGGAGCCCTAGAAAACTTAAGAAAAATAGCTTTAGCTGACCTTTCAAACGGTGGACGAGGTATTCGTAATCAAATAGAAGCACATTTATTGAATCCTTTAGCACGTAAGTTATTTGAGTTAAATCCACAAGTAGATCAAAAAGTGACTATTACTAGATTACAAGCTGGCTCTTTAACATTGGAGTAG